One stretch of Xanthomonas sp. DAR 35659 DNA includes these proteins:
- the efp gene encoding elongation factor P codes for MASYGMNDVKTGMKILVNSEPAIITETEYVKPGKGQAFTRIKYRFIKSGRVVEMTMKATDSVEAADVVDTNMQFLYADGEYWHFMQQETFEQVQADKAGVGDAAKWIKGEEDCVVTLWNGIPIQVTPPNFVELKIVETDPGVRGDTSGGGGKPATLETGAVVRVPLFVGQDEVIKVDTRSGEYFSRVK; via the coding sequence ATGGCCAGCTACGGCATGAACGACGTCAAGACCGGGATGAAGATCCTGGTCAACAGCGAACCCGCGATCATCACCGAGACCGAATACGTCAAGCCCGGCAAGGGCCAGGCTTTCACCCGCATCAAGTACCGCTTCATCAAGTCCGGGCGCGTGGTCGAAATGACCATGAAGGCGACCGACAGCGTGGAAGCGGCCGACGTGGTCGATACCAACATGCAGTTCCTGTACGCCGACGGCGAGTACTGGCACTTCATGCAGCAGGAAACCTTCGAGCAGGTGCAGGCCGACAAGGCCGGCGTCGGCGACGCCGCCAAGTGGATCAAGGGCGAGGAGGATTGCGTGGTGACGCTGTGGAACGGCATCCCGATTCAGGTCACCCCGCCGAACTTCGTCGAACTGAAGATCGTCGAGACCGACCCGGGCGTGCGCGGCGACACCTCCGGCGGCGGCGGCAAGCCGGCCACGCTGGAAACCGGCGCGGTGGTGCGCGTGCCGCTGTTCGTCGGCCAGGACGAAGTGATCAAGGTCGATACCCGCTCGGGCGAGTACTTCTCGCGCGTCAAGTAA
- the epmB gene encoding EF-P beta-lysylation protein EpmB yields the protein MITAAPRPMQPSPSPAVLAPPRWQQLWRDALRDPRELLATLRLDAQALGVSEQAATHFALRVPRGFVARMRHGDPHDPLLRQVLPLDAELRRVPGFALDAVGDAAAKKADGVIQKYRGRALLVATGSCAVHCRYCFRRHFPYAEETAARDGWRTALAAIAADPDIDEVILSGGDPLSLATPKLAELTDALATLPHLKRLRIHSRLPVVLPERVDAPLLAWLRALPWPLAFVIHANHANEFDADVDAALAQLRAAGAQVLNQAVLLRGVNDSVEALAALSERSFAAGALPYYLHQLDRVEGVAHFEVDDATARALHQALAARLSGYLVPKLVRELPGDTGKRPL from the coding sequence ATGATAACCGCAGCCCCCCGCCCGATGCAGCCGTCCCCGTCCCCTGCCGTCCTGGCCCCGCCGCGCTGGCAGCAGTTGTGGCGCGACGCGCTGCGCGACCCGCGCGAGCTGCTGGCGACACTGCGTCTGGATGCACAGGCGCTCGGCGTCTCCGAACAGGCTGCGACGCACTTCGCGCTGCGCGTGCCGCGCGGCTTCGTCGCGCGCATGCGCCATGGCGACCCGCACGATCCGCTGCTGCGCCAGGTGCTGCCGCTGGACGCCGAACTGCGCCGGGTGCCGGGCTTCGCGCTGGACGCGGTCGGCGACGCGGCGGCCAAGAAGGCCGACGGGGTGATCCAGAAATACCGCGGCCGCGCGCTGCTGGTCGCCACCGGCAGTTGCGCGGTGCACTGCCGTTACTGCTTCCGCCGGCATTTCCCGTACGCCGAGGAAACCGCCGCGCGCGACGGCTGGCGCACGGCGTTGGCGGCGATCGCCGCGGACCCCGACATCGACGAAGTGATCCTGTCCGGCGGCGACCCGCTCTCGCTGGCCACGCCCAAGCTGGCCGAACTCACCGACGCGCTGGCCACGCTGCCGCACCTCAAGCGCCTGCGCATCCACAGCCGCCTGCCGGTGGTGCTGCCCGAGCGCGTGGATGCGCCGCTGCTGGCCTGGCTGCGCGCCCTGCCCTGGCCGCTGGCGTTCGTGATCCATGCCAACCATGCCAACGAATTCGACGCCGATGTGGATGCCGCGCTGGCGCAGTTGCGCGCGGCCGGCGCGCAGGTGCTGAACCAGGCGGTGCTGCTGCGCGGGGTCAACGACAGCGTGGAGGCGCTGGCCGCGTTGAGCGAGCGCAGCTTCGCCGCCGGCGCCTTGCCGTACTACCTGCACCAGTTGGATCGGGTCGAGGGCGTGGCCCACTTCGAGGTGGACGATGCCACCGCGCGCGCGCTGCACCAGGCGCTGGCCGCGCGGCTGTCCGGATATCTGGTGCCCAAGCTGGTGCGCGAACTCCCCGGCGACACCGGCAAGCGCCCGCTGTAG
- a CDS encoding TMEM175 family protein: MSHADSADAKYPHDRVVFFSDAVFAIAITLLAVEIKVPDHAQIEAAGSVLAALHRMLPLFIGFAVSFLVTALFWKSHLQLCRNIRQFDDRLIWLNVLQLMLIGLLPFSTALYSEYFGSHQAFSVYCAHLAAIGLAAYWLHAYAVRKEGLAQRLGPLQAQAMKMRVAVSPLVFALCIPVGMVAPWLGRFGFLAVFLLQWVVMRVYQRRIRLAQAAP, translated from the coding sequence ATGAGCCACGCCGACAGCGCCGACGCCAAGTACCCGCACGACCGCGTCGTGTTCTTCAGCGATGCGGTGTTCGCCATCGCCATCACCCTGCTGGCGGTGGAGATCAAGGTCCCGGACCATGCGCAGATCGAGGCGGCCGGCAGCGTTCTGGCCGCGCTGCACCGGATGCTGCCGTTGTTCATCGGCTTCGCGGTCAGCTTCCTGGTCACCGCGCTGTTCTGGAAGTCGCACCTGCAGTTGTGCCGGAACATCCGCCAGTTCGACGACCGCCTGATCTGGCTCAACGTGCTGCAACTGATGCTGATCGGGCTGCTGCCGTTCTCCACCGCGCTGTATTCGGAGTACTTCGGCAGCCACCAGGCGTTCTCGGTGTATTGCGCGCACCTGGCCGCGATCGGCCTGGCCGCGTATTGGCTGCATGCCTACGCGGTGCGCAAGGAAGGCCTGGCGCAACGGCTGGGCCCGCTGCAGGCGCAGGCGATGAAGATGCGCGTGGCGGTCTCGCCGCTGGTGTTCGCGCTGTGCATTCCCGTGGGCATGGTGGCGCCCTGGCTGGGCCGCTTCGGCTTCCTGGCGGTGTTCCTGCTGCAGTGGGTGGTGATGCGCGTGTACCAGCGGCGCATCCGCCTGGCGCAGGCGGCACCGTGA
- a CDS encoding glycoside hydrolase family 43 protein produces MDSAMMTWRQRSWSVGLAALLAALATGALAAERAPAPGANPIVRDRFTADPAPLVVGDTLYLYVGHDEAQRDEMFTMREWLVYSTQDMKTWTAHPPIMNVKDFKWAKQDAWASQAIEKNGKFYFYAAVEHDASQPGKAIAVAVADTPTGPFVDARGSALITNAMTPKGTHSWEDIDPTVLTDDDGSTWIAWGNRQCYLAKLKPNMIELDGPIREITPPHFEEGPWLHKRGDLYYLTYASLDRQTQRDEHVSYATAPAITGPWTYRGELTGSGKYSFTIHPGIAQFKGHWYLFLHNAALAIGDLNGAIGRRAVTVEYLHYNADGTMRPVVQTEAGVSAPDTVR; encoded by the coding sequence ATGGACAGCGCGATGATGACGTGGCGGCAACGATCCTGGTCCGTCGGCCTCGCCGCGCTGCTCGCGGCACTGGCCACCGGCGCGCTGGCCGCGGAGCGCGCTCCGGCCCCTGGCGCCAACCCGATCGTCCGCGACAGGTTCACCGCCGATCCCGCGCCGCTGGTGGTGGGCGACACGCTCTACCTGTACGTCGGCCACGACGAGGCGCAGCGCGACGAGATGTTCACCATGCGCGAATGGCTGGTCTACTCGACCCAGGACATGAAGACCTGGACCGCGCATCCGCCGATCATGAACGTCAAGGATTTCAAGTGGGCCAAGCAGGATGCCTGGGCGTCCCAGGCGATAGAAAAGAACGGCAAGTTCTATTTCTACGCCGCGGTGGAACACGACGCCAGCCAGCCGGGCAAGGCGATCGCGGTCGCGGTCGCGGACACACCGACCGGCCCGTTCGTGGACGCGCGTGGGTCGGCGCTGATCACCAACGCGATGACGCCCAAGGGCACGCACAGTTGGGAGGACATCGACCCCACCGTGCTCACCGACGACGATGGCAGCACCTGGATCGCCTGGGGCAACCGCCAGTGCTACCTGGCCAAGCTCAAGCCCAACATGATCGAACTGGACGGGCCGATCCGCGAGATCACCCCGCCGCACTTCGAGGAGGGCCCGTGGCTGCACAAGCGCGGCGACCTGTACTACCTCACCTACGCCTCGCTGGACCGGCAGACCCAGCGCGACGAGCACGTGTCCTACGCGACCGCGCCGGCCATCACCGGACCATGGACGTACCGCGGCGAACTGACCGGCTCGGGCAAGTACAGCTTCACCATTCATCCGGGCATCGCGCAGTTCAAGGGCCACTGGTACCTGTTCCTGCACAACGCGGCGCTGGCGATCGGCGACTTGAACGGCGCCATCGGCCGACGCGCGGTCACGGTCGAATACCTGCACTACAACGCCGACGGCACCATGCGGCCGGTGGTGCAGACCGAGGCCGGGGTGTCGGCGCCCGATACCGTCCGTTGA
- a CDS encoding TRZ/ATZ family hydrolase produces the protein MTSLPESCDLLIEAGYVVPIEPHAVVLEDHAVAVRGSEIVAVLPTAQARTRFAAARTVSRPDAALLPGLVNAHTHNPMTLLRGIADDLPLMVWLQQHIWPVETAVIGPEFVADGTALAIAEMLRGGTTCANENYFFADVQAAVYKQHGFRARVGTVIIDFPTAWAKTADEYFERACEVHDQWRDDPLIGIAFAPHAPYTVNDANFERVRMLSDQLDVPVHLHTHETAQEIADSLKHYGQRPLARLDRLGLVNDRLIAVHMTQLTDAEIHLCAERGVSVVHCPESNLKLASGFCPACALQRAGVNLAIGTDGCASNNDLDMFSENRTAAILAKAVANDATALDAASTLRAATLGGARALGFGEKIGSIEVGKQADLICVDLSALETQPLHNVLSQLVYAAGRQQVSDVWIAGQRKLEQRVLVDMDTEALVANAREWRERIRSVHA, from the coding sequence ATGACCTCCCTCCCCGAATCCTGCGACCTGCTGATCGAAGCCGGCTACGTGGTCCCGATCGAGCCGCATGCGGTGGTGCTGGAAGACCACGCGGTGGCGGTGCGCGGCAGCGAGATCGTCGCGGTGCTGCCGACCGCGCAGGCGCGCACGCGCTTCGCCGCCGCGCGCACCGTCTCGCGTCCGGACGCCGCGCTGCTGCCCGGCCTGGTCAACGCGCATACCCACAACCCGATGACCCTGCTGCGCGGCATCGCCGACGACCTGCCGCTGATGGTGTGGCTGCAGCAGCACATCTGGCCGGTGGAGACCGCGGTGATCGGCCCGGAGTTCGTCGCCGACGGCACCGCGCTGGCGATCGCCGAGATGCTGCGCGGCGGCACCACCTGCGCCAACGAGAACTACTTCTTCGCCGACGTGCAGGCCGCGGTGTACAAGCAGCATGGCTTCCGCGCGCGGGTGGGCACGGTGATCATCGATTTCCCGACCGCCTGGGCCAAGACCGCCGACGAGTACTTCGAACGCGCCTGCGAGGTGCACGACCAGTGGCGCGACGATCCGCTGATCGGCATCGCCTTCGCGCCGCACGCGCCGTACACGGTCAACGACGCCAACTTCGAGCGGGTGCGGATGCTGTCCGACCAGTTGGACGTGCCGGTGCACCTGCACACCCACGAGACCGCGCAGGAGATCGCCGACTCGCTCAAGCATTACGGGCAGCGCCCGCTGGCGCGGCTGGACCGGCTGGGCCTGGTCAACGACCGCCTGATCGCGGTGCACATGACCCAGCTCACCGACGCGGAGATCCACCTGTGCGCCGAGCGCGGGGTCAGCGTGGTGCATTGCCCCGAATCCAACCTCAAGCTCGCCTCCGGCTTCTGCCCGGCCTGCGCGCTGCAGCGCGCGGGCGTGAACCTGGCGATCGGCACCGACGGCTGCGCCAGCAACAACGACCTGGACATGTTCAGCGAGAACCGCACCGCGGCGATCCTGGCCAAGGCGGTGGCCAACGACGCCACCGCGCTGGACGCGGCCAGCACGCTGCGCGCGGCCACCCTCGGCGGCGCGCGCGCGCTGGGCTTCGGCGAGAAGATCGGCTCGATCGAGGTCGGCAAGCAGGCCGACCTGATCTGCGTGGACCTGTCGGCGCTGGAGACCCAGCCGCTGCACAACGTGCTCTCGCAACTGGTGTACGCCGCCGGCCGGCAGCAGGTCAGCGACGTGTGGATCGCCGGCCAGCGCAAGCTCGAGCAGCGCGTGCTGGTGGACATGGACACCGAGGCGCTGGTCGCCAACGCGCGCGAATGGCGCGAGCGCATCCGCAGCGTGCACGCCTGA
- a CDS encoding phytoene/squalene synthase family protein: protein MSSTSALDAFLDKWRSRWPEWTVAEPFVPAAQRTRAVAWFALLQEFDDILNIAGDPLPADAKLAWWGEELRSWAGQRSRHPLGRVLEPVAAPWAQLADALPGLLASRAAAADPAHAYERLEAFALAAAQVECAVFEGQRDAAMALATQVLAQRLADAGIAAVPLSLRGGDQAQATQRWAQALLQRWPRRVAGPRPRRILSALARARIAQQARAVRAPPNAMATVWRAWWAGVG from the coding sequence ATGAGCAGTACCTCCGCCCTGGATGCCTTCCTCGACAAATGGCGCAGCCGCTGGCCGGAATGGACGGTGGCCGAACCCTTCGTGCCGGCGGCGCAGCGCACGCGCGCGGTGGCGTGGTTCGCGCTGCTGCAGGAGTTCGACGACATCCTCAACATCGCCGGCGATCCGCTGCCGGCCGACGCCAAGCTGGCGTGGTGGGGCGAGGAATTGCGCAGTTGGGCCGGACAACGTTCGCGGCATCCGTTGGGACGGGTGCTGGAACCGGTGGCCGCGCCCTGGGCGCAGCTCGCCGACGCCTTGCCGGGGCTGCTCGCCTCGCGTGCGGCCGCGGCCGATCCCGCACATGCCTACGAGCGCCTGGAGGCGTTCGCGCTGGCCGCCGCGCAGGTCGAATGCGCGGTGTTCGAGGGTCAGCGCGATGCGGCGATGGCGCTGGCCACGCAGGTGCTGGCGCAGCGGCTGGCCGATGCCGGCATCGCCGCGGTGCCGCTGTCGTTGCGCGGCGGCGACCAGGCGCAGGCCACGCAACGCTGGGCGCAGGCCTTGTTGCAGCGCTGGCCGCGGCGCGTGGCTGGGCCACGGCCGCGGCGCATCCTGTCGGCCTTGGCGCGTGCGCGCATCGCGCAACAGGCGCGCGCGGTGCGCGCACCGCCGAATGCGATGGCGACTGTGTGGCGCGCCTGGTGGGCCGGCGTGGGCTGA
- the ubiG gene encoding bifunctional 2-polyprenyl-6-hydroxyphenol methylase/3-demethylubiquinol 3-O-methyltransferase UbiG — MTASAPSANFDQAELDKFGALATRWWDADGPQKPLHALNPVRLRYVAERVPLRGASVLDVGCGGGLLSEALAKEGAQVTAIDLAPELVKVARLHQLESGVQVDYRVQSVEDLAAEAPASFDAITCMEMLEHVPDPAAIIRACATLLKPGGQLFLSTLNRTPAAFALAIVGAEYVARLLPTGTHRYQDFIKPAELAAWLRQAELQLHDVSGMLYEPWRNRARLSTRTEVNYLACAVKPGIGNGE; from the coding sequence ATGACCGCTTCCGCTCCCTCCGCCAACTTCGATCAGGCCGAACTGGACAAGTTCGGCGCCCTGGCCACCCGCTGGTGGGACGCCGACGGCCCGCAGAAGCCGTTGCACGCGCTGAATCCGGTGCGCCTGCGCTACGTCGCCGAGCGCGTGCCGCTGCGCGGCGCCAGCGTGCTCGACGTGGGCTGCGGCGGCGGCCTGCTCAGCGAGGCGCTGGCCAAGGAGGGCGCGCAGGTCACCGCGATCGACCTGGCTCCGGAGCTGGTCAAGGTGGCGCGGCTGCACCAGCTCGAATCGGGCGTGCAGGTCGATTACCGCGTGCAGTCGGTGGAGGACCTGGCGGCCGAAGCGCCCGCCAGTTTCGACGCGATCACCTGCATGGAGATGCTCGAGCACGTGCCCGATCCGGCGGCAATCATTCGCGCCTGCGCGACCCTGCTCAAGCCCGGCGGCCAGCTGTTCCTGTCCACGCTCAACCGCACCCCGGCCGCGTTCGCGCTGGCCATCGTGGGCGCCGAATACGTGGCGCGGCTGCTGCCCACCGGCACCCACCGCTACCAGGACTTCATCAAGCCGGCCGAACTGGCGGCGTGGCTGCGCCAGGCCGAGCTGCAGCTGCACGACGTCAGCGGCATGCTGTACGAGCCGTGGCGCAATCGCGCGCGGCTGAGCACGCGTACCGAGGTCAACTATCTGGCGTGTGCGGTGAAGCCGGGAATCGGGAATGGCGAATAG
- a CDS encoding phosphoglycolate phosphatase, with product MANRESEQPARGRFPRAVLFDLDGTLLDSAPDLLAAANALLAERGRDALTLEQLRPVVSKGARAMLAVGFPELSAVARDALIPEFLRHYAVLIGRHSQPFDGVAALLQRLDDAGCVWGIVTNKPEYLAQAILPQLGWERRCAVLIGGDTLTERKPHPMPLQVAAQRIGVPPARIAYVGDDERDILAARAAGMASVAALWGYRPDGDDPLAWRADAMVAAPADLLDAGAWPVAPRHP from the coding sequence ATGGCGAATAGGGAATCGGAGCAGCCGGCGCGCGGACGGTTTCCGCGCGCGGTGCTGTTCGATCTGGACGGCACCTTGCTGGACAGCGCGCCGGACCTGCTGGCCGCGGCCAATGCGCTGCTGGCCGAACGCGGGCGCGATGCGCTGACCCTGGAACAGCTGCGCCCTGTGGTGTCCAAGGGGGCGCGGGCGATGCTGGCCGTTGGGTTTCCCGAGCTGTCTGCGGTCGCGCGCGATGCGCTGATCCCCGAGTTCCTGCGCCACTACGCGGTCCTGATCGGCCGCCATTCGCAGCCGTTCGATGGCGTCGCGGCCTTGCTGCAGCGTCTGGACGATGCCGGCTGCGTGTGGGGCATCGTCACCAACAAACCCGAGTATCTGGCGCAGGCGATCCTGCCGCAGCTGGGCTGGGAGCGGCGCTGCGCGGTGCTGATCGGCGGCGATACGCTGACCGAGCGCAAGCCGCACCCCATGCCGCTGCAGGTCGCCGCGCAGCGCATCGGCGTGCCGCCGGCGCGGATCGCCTACGTCGGCGACGACGAACGCGACATCCTCGCCGCGCGCGCCGCCGGCATGGCCTCGGTGGCGGCGCTGTGGGGCTATCGCCCGGACGGCGACGACCCGCTGGCCTGGCGCGCCGATGCCATGGTCGCCGCGCCGGCCGACCTGCTCGACGCCGGCGCCTGGCCCGTCGCGCCGCGGCACCCATGA
- a CDS encoding putative acyl-CoA thioester hydrolase, with the protein MTVSRWFQIPATLALAGGAIATAWALTGTASRPQLTSSEAANQTVAKHLAQAGTIGALTTDNWNPSAGVALLTADYAVAADGSTRYRSVQAAVDAAVAAGGTMRRYISVKPGTYKEIVCVPAAAPPITLFGLGSAPAATTISFGNANPTPKPSGSATHPCASNASSTTVGTSDSGTVTVRAAQFQARNLAIVNSYVEDTYAGSNQSAVALALRGDKAVLENVALTGNQDTLLVSAGSANTVIRAFFKGGSIEGDTDFIFGSGVAVFSGSTIRYTAARRGAGNGGVIFAPSTRPGSGYGFLAFASTFDAVGGPSANTVFLGRAWDESVGSLSNYVNGSSPNGKVVIRESTLGAHLRKSAPWNASTIGRPYCSSGCTQSANRFYEYANSGAGSAD; encoded by the coding sequence ATGACCGTATCGCGCTGGTTCCAGATCCCCGCCACCCTCGCCCTCGCCGGCGGCGCCATCGCCACCGCCTGGGCGCTGACCGGTACCGCCTCCAGGCCGCAATTGACCAGTTCGGAAGCGGCCAACCAGACCGTCGCCAAGCACCTGGCCCAGGCCGGCACCATCGGCGCGCTGACCACCGACAACTGGAACCCGAGCGCCGGCGTCGCCCTGCTCACCGCCGATTACGCGGTGGCCGCCGACGGCTCCACGCGCTACCGCAGCGTGCAGGCCGCGGTCGATGCCGCGGTCGCGGCCGGCGGCACGATGCGGCGCTACATCAGCGTCAAGCCCGGCACTTACAAGGAAATCGTCTGCGTGCCCGCAGCGGCACCGCCGATCACCCTGTTCGGCCTGGGCAGCGCGCCGGCCGCCACCACCATCAGCTTCGGCAACGCCAACCCGACGCCCAAACCCAGCGGCAGCGCCACCCACCCCTGCGCCAGCAACGCGTCCAGCACCACCGTGGGCACCTCCGACAGCGGCACCGTCACCGTGCGCGCGGCGCAGTTCCAGGCGCGCAACCTGGCGATCGTCAACAGCTACGTCGAGGACACCTACGCCGGCAGCAACCAGTCGGCGGTGGCGCTGGCGCTGCGCGGCGACAAGGCGGTGCTGGAGAACGTGGCGCTCACCGGCAACCAGGACACCTTGCTGGTCAGCGCGGGCAGCGCCAACACGGTGATCCGCGCGTTCTTCAAGGGCGGCAGCATCGAGGGCGACACCGACTTCATCTTCGGCTCGGGCGTGGCCGTGTTCTCCGGCAGCACCATCCGCTACACCGCCGCGCGCCGCGGCGCCGGCAACGGCGGGGTGATCTTCGCGCCCAGCACCCGGCCCGGCAGCGGCTATGGCTTCCTGGCCTTCGCCAGCACCTTCGACGCGGTCGGCGGCCCGTCGGCGAATACGGTGTTCCTGGGCCGCGCCTGGGACGAGAGCGTCGGCAGCCTGTCCAACTACGTCAACGGCAGTTCGCCCAACGGCAAGGTGGTGATCCGCGAGTCCACCCTGGGCGCGCACCTCCGCAAGAGCGCGCCATGGAACGCGTCCACGATCGGCCGCCCGTATTGCAGCAGCGGCTGCACGCAATCGGCCAACCGCTTCTACGAGTACGCCAACAGCGGCGCCGGCAGCGCCGACTGA
- the eutC gene encoding ethanolamine ammonia-lyase subunit EutC: protein MHDDSERPSRADPWAALRRLTPARIALGRTGTSLPTAAQLDFQFAHAQARDAVHLRFDPAPLIAALDARGRDHVALRSAAADRHVYLQRPDLGRRLSEDAAGELRGRIAMQRRSYDLAVVVADGLSALAVHRHAAPMLERIDALAAAEGWTLAPVALVEQGRVAIGDEIGELLGARMSVVLIGERPGLSSPDSLGLYFTYAPRVGLNDACRNCISNVREAGLSYAQAAHKLAWLMREACRRQLSGVQLKDQADTPALSAEDAPPRKPLGNFLITE from the coding sequence ATGCACGACGACAGCGAACGTCCTTCCCGCGCCGACCCCTGGGCCGCACTGCGCCGGCTGACCCCGGCGCGCATCGCCCTGGGCCGCACCGGCACCAGCCTGCCGACCGCGGCGCAACTGGACTTCCAGTTCGCGCATGCGCAGGCGCGCGACGCGGTGCACCTGCGCTTCGATCCGGCGCCGCTGATTGCCGCGCTGGACGCGCGCGGCCGCGATCACGTCGCGCTGCGCAGCGCCGCGGCCGACCGCCATGTCTACCTGCAACGGCCCGACCTGGGCCGCCGGCTGAGCGAGGACGCGGCCGGCGAGCTGCGCGGCCGCATCGCCATGCAACGCCGCAGCTACGACCTGGCCGTGGTGGTGGCCGACGGCCTGTCGGCGCTGGCGGTGCATCGCCACGCCGCGCCGATGCTGGAACGCATCGACGCGCTGGCCGCGGCCGAAGGCTGGACCCTGGCGCCGGTGGCGCTGGTCGAACAGGGGCGTGTGGCGATCGGCGACGAGATCGGCGAACTGCTGGGCGCGCGCATGAGCGTGGTGTTGATCGGCGAGCGCCCCGGCCTCAGTTCGCCGGACAGCCTCGGCCTGTACTTCACCTACGCCCCGCGCGTAGGCCTCAACGACGCCTGCCGCAACTGCATCTCCAATGTGCGCGAGGCCGGCCTGAGCTATGCGCAGGCCGCGCACAAGCTGGCCTGGCTGATGCGCGAGGCGTGCCGGCGGCAACTCTCCGGCGTGCAGTTGAAGGACCAGGCCGACACCCCGGCGCTGTCGGCCGAAGACGCGCCGCCGCGCAAGCCGCTGGGCAATTTCCTGATCACGGAGTAA